A stretch of Paenibacillus sp. URB8-2 DNA encodes these proteins:
- a CDS encoding sugar-binding transcriptional regulator, whose product MRNLLEIQKQLLPDLMETLKRRYTILHQILLSDIIGRRTLAASLDMTERVLRAETDLLKSQGLIEIESVGMRISDAGRKLLDLLEPVAKSLFGLDDLEEKIRSTYGLKKVVVVPGDCEASPFTKRELGRAGARALLSVLRTDDTIAVTGGSTLSELAEQMTAPMSLSYRDALIVPARGGLGESVEFQANTIASTMAKRIGAHYRLLHVPDLLSEDAYQSLAHEPNISEIVQIIRRSRIIVHGIGDAVEMTRRRRLDDETVSKIKSAGAVAESFGHYFNEQGKVVHSMLTMGLRLEDIIRTEIVIGIAGGKRKAKAIHAVLRFGQENILVIDEAAAAEIVREIDEYNAASEQIPHYGEH is encoded by the coding sequence ATGCGTAACTTATTGGAAATCCAAAAGCAGCTTCTGCCTGACCTCATGGAAACCCTCAAAAGACGGTATACGATTCTTCATCAGATCCTGTTGTCGGATATTATCGGCCGCAGAACGCTCGCCGCTTCGCTTGATATGACTGAGCGGGTGCTTCGTGCGGAAACGGACCTTCTGAAGTCGCAGGGGCTCATCGAGATCGAGAGTGTTGGCATGCGGATCAGCGATGCCGGACGGAAACTGCTTGACTTGCTCGAGCCTGTGGCCAAAAGCTTGTTTGGCCTTGATGATCTGGAAGAGAAAATTCGTTCGACTTACGGTTTGAAGAAGGTTGTCGTGGTGCCGGGCGATTGTGAAGCTTCGCCCTTTACCAAGAGAGAGCTTGGGAGAGCCGGAGCCAGAGCGCTGCTGAGCGTGCTGCGCACCGACGACACGATTGCTGTCACAGGCGGCTCGACGCTGTCCGAATTGGCGGAGCAGATGACCGCTCCAATGTCCTTGTCTTACCGGGACGCTTTGATCGTTCCAGCAAGAGGCGGACTAGGAGAAAGCGTTGAATTTCAGGCGAATACCATCGCTTCGACGATGGCCAAGCGGATAGGAGCGCATTACCGGCTGCTGCATGTGCCCGACTTGCTCAGCGAGGATGCCTATCAGTCGCTGGCTCACGAACCGAACATTTCGGAAATTGTACAGATTATCCGCCGTTCGAGAATTATTGTGCATGGAATCGGAGATGCTGTGGAAATGACCCGCCGCCGAAGACTGGACGACGAGACCGTCAGCAAGATCAAGAGCGCGGGCGCCGTTGCCGAATCCTTCGGTCACTACTTTAACGAGCAGGGCAAGGTGGTCCATTCCATGTTGACCATGGGACTCCGCCTTGAGGATATCATTCGGACGGAGATCGTCATCGGCATAGCCGGAGGCAAGCGGAAAGCCAAAGCCATTCACGCCGTGCTGCGGTTCGGCCAAGAGAACATACTCGTCATAGATGAAGCCGCAGCGGCCGAAATCGTCAGGGAAATTGACGAATATAACGCCGCATCCGAGCAGATTCCGCATTACGGCGAGCATTAG
- the clpP gene encoding ATP-dependent Clp endopeptidase proteolytic subunit ClpP, with translation MSYIPMVVEQSSRGERAYDIYSRLLKDRIIFLGTEVNDVVANSIIAQMLFLAAEDPEKDISLYINSPGGSITAGMAIFDTMQFIKPDVSTICVGLAASMGAFLLNAGAKGKRYALPNSEIMIHQPLGGAQGQATDIEIRARRILKMRDKLNKILAERTGQPLERIEKDTDRDYFMSAADAAEYGLVDKVIEKPASIGA, from the coding sequence GTGAGTTACATTCCTATGGTCGTAGAACAAAGCAGCCGCGGCGAGCGGGCGTATGATATCTATTCCCGCCTGCTGAAGGACCGCATCATTTTCCTTGGAACTGAGGTTAATGACGTGGTAGCCAATTCCATCATCGCACAAATGCTCTTCCTGGCCGCCGAGGACCCGGAGAAAGATATTTCCTTGTACATTAACAGTCCAGGCGGATCGATCACCGCTGGCATGGCGATTTTCGATACGATGCAGTTCATCAAGCCAGACGTATCCACCATCTGCGTCGGTCTCGCCGCTTCCATGGGCGCATTCCTGCTCAACGCCGGAGCGAAGGGCAAACGCTACGCGCTGCCGAACAGCGAGATTATGATTCACCAACCGCTGGGAGGAGCCCAAGGACAAGCTACGGATATTGAAATTCGCGCCCGCCGCATTCTGAAAATGCGCGACAAGCTGAACAAGATTTTGGCGGAACGTACCGGCCAACCGCTTGAGCGCATCGAGAAGGACACGGATCGCGACTATTTCATGAGTGCAGCGGATGCGGCCGAATACGGCCTTGTCGATAAAGTCATCGAAAAACCGGCATCAATCGGCGCATAA
- the gap gene encoding type I glyceraldehyde-3-phosphate dehydrogenase — MTVKVGINGFGRIGRLAFRRIQDVEGIEVVAINDLTDAKMLAHLLKYDTTQGKFQGEVEVHDGFFKVNGQEVKVLANRNPEELPWGDLGVDIVLECTGFFTSKEKAELHLKGGAKKVVISAPATGEMKTVVYNVNHDVLDGSETVISGASCTTNCLAPMAKVLNDKFGVVEGLMTTIHAYTGDQNTLDAPHSKGDFRRARAAAENIIPNTTGAAKAIGLVIPALKGKLDGAAQRVPVPTGSLTELVTVLEKNVTVDEINAAMKEASDPETYGYTEDEIVSSDIKGLTFGSLFDATQTKVLSVGDKQLVKTVAWYDNEMSYTAQLVRTLEHFAKLTK, encoded by the coding sequence ATGACTGTAAAAGTAGGTATTAACGGATTTGGACGTATTGGCCGCCTCGCATTCCGCCGGATTCAAGACGTGGAAGGTATCGAAGTGGTAGCAATCAATGACCTGACTGATGCCAAGATGCTGGCGCACTTGTTGAAATATGATACAACTCAAGGCAAATTCCAAGGCGAAGTTGAAGTTCATGACGGATTCTTCAAAGTGAACGGCCAAGAAGTTAAGGTTCTGGCTAACCGCAACCCTGAAGAACTGCCTTGGGGCGACCTGGGCGTAGATATCGTTCTGGAGTGCACAGGCTTCTTCACTTCCAAAGAAAAAGCTGAGCTTCACCTGAAAGGCGGAGCGAAAAAAGTCGTTATCTCCGCACCTGCTACAGGCGAAATGAAGACTGTTGTATACAACGTTAACCACGACGTTCTTGACGGTTCCGAAACCGTTATTTCCGGCGCATCCTGCACAACGAACTGCCTGGCTCCTATGGCCAAAGTTCTGAACGATAAGTTCGGTGTTGTTGAAGGCCTGATGACTACAATCCATGCTTACACCGGCGACCAAAACACGCTGGACGCTCCGCATAGCAAAGGCGACTTCAGACGCGCCCGCGCAGCTGCCGAGAACATTATCCCTAACACCACTGGTGCTGCAAAAGCAATCGGCCTGGTTATTCCTGCGCTGAAAGGCAAACTCGACGGTGCTGCTCAACGCGTACCGGTACCTACAGGTTCCCTGACAGAGCTGGTTACTGTTCTGGAAAAGAACGTAACGGTAGACGAAATTAATGCGGCAATGAAAGAAGCTTCCGATCCGGAAACTTACGGCTACACGGAAGACGAAATCGTATCCTCCGACATCAAAGGCCTGACTTTCGGTTCCCTGTTCGACGCTACGCAAACTAAAGTTCTGTCCGTTGGCGACAAGCAGCTCGTTAAGACTGTAGCTTGGTACGACAACGAAATGTCCTACACTGCTCAGCTCGTTCGTACGCTGGAACACTTCGCAAAACTGACTAAATAA